The following are encoded in a window of Bradyrhizobium sp. WBOS07 genomic DNA:
- a CDS encoding phosphoribosylaminoimidazolesuccinocarboxamide synthase: protein MTTMLSSDLPLTKIGRGKVRDIYAVDDDRLLLVTTDRISAFDVVMGETIPMKGAVLTQISAFWFNELEGVVPHHMISADTDEIIAAVPALKSHRAEILGRAMLCKRTTVFPIECVIRGYLSGSAWKEYAASGTLAGEKLKAGLVESEKLEPAIFSPATKAETGHDENITIAKMRAVVGDEDAYTLESMTRAIYTLGEELAREQGIIIADTKFEFGRDKDGRIILIDEVMTPDSSRFWAVDSYKPGQPQASFDKQPLRDYLDVERRAGRWNGDAPPPPLPASVVEATSKRYLEAYRRVTGTELKI, encoded by the coding sequence ATGACCACCATGCTCTCCAGCGACCTGCCCCTGACCAAGATCGGACGCGGCAAGGTGCGCGATATCTATGCCGTCGACGACGACCGCCTGCTGCTCGTCACCACCGACCGCATCAGCGCCTTCGACGTGGTGATGGGCGAGACCATCCCGATGAAGGGCGCGGTGCTGACGCAGATCAGCGCGTTCTGGTTCAACGAGCTCGAGGGCGTGGTGCCGCATCACATGATCAGCGCGGACACCGACGAGATCATCGCGGCCGTGCCGGCGTTGAAATCGCACCGCGCCGAGATCCTCGGCCGCGCCATGCTGTGCAAGCGCACCACCGTATTCCCGATCGAATGCGTGATCCGCGGTTATCTCTCGGGCTCGGCCTGGAAGGAGTACGCGGCCTCAGGCACGCTCGCCGGCGAGAAGCTCAAGGCCGGCCTGGTCGAGAGCGAAAAGCTGGAGCCGGCGATCTTCAGCCCCGCCACCAAGGCCGAGACCGGCCATGACGAGAACATCACCATCGCAAAGATGCGCGCGGTCGTCGGCGACGAGGACGCCTACACGCTGGAAAGCATGACGCGCGCGATCTACACGCTCGGCGAGGAGCTGGCGCGCGAGCAGGGCATCATCATCGCCGACACCAAGTTCGAGTTCGGCCGCGACAAGGACGGCCGCATCATCCTGATCGACGAAGTCATGACGCCGGATTCGTCGCGCTTCTGGGCGGTCGATTCCTACAAGCCCGGCCAGCCGCAGGCGAGCTTCGACAAGCAGCCCTTGCGCGACTATCTCGACGTCGAGCGCCGCGCCGGCCGCTGGAACGGCGATGCTCCGCCGCCGCCGCTGCCGGCGAGCGTGGTGGAAGCGACCAGCAAGCGATATCTGGAAGCGTATCGGCGCGTGACCGGAACGGAGCTGAAGATATAG
- a CDS encoding SbmA/BacA-like family transporter — MLMRTSLARGEKQLLGRFWQSASGYWRGSTAWTAWLLVVALIVNVVLQLLTQYGLNFWNRDFFNAIGRKDQAELLYQAVRFVPLAAASIALTVFSVWARMTLQRSWREWLSNCLYSDWLTDDRRPRRSAIEGHHEAPEYRIAEDARVATDLPIDLVTGLLQSVLTIATFVGLLWSVGGSLEIAFDGIAFAIPGYLVLAVIAYSALLAIGIWLTAGRLTRVIEENKRMEAELRAIGTHVRETREGKVVPEAGMNSRHAVGAALKAVIAIWRIYCWQLMRMTLVTYSGLLVTPVVGLLLCLPKYLDDTMTLGEVVQASAAFVVVQTAFNWFTDNYAKLAEWTASANRVAELLLALDADRAPQR, encoded by the coding sequence ATGCTGATGAGGACCTCTTTAGCCCGGGGTGAAAAGCAGCTTCTCGGCCGCTTCTGGCAGAGCGCCTCAGGATACTGGCGCGGATCAACCGCCTGGACAGCGTGGCTTTTGGTGGTCGCGTTGATCGTCAACGTCGTCCTGCAACTCCTGACGCAGTATGGACTGAACTTCTGGAACCGGGATTTCTTCAACGCCATCGGCCGGAAGGATCAGGCTGAGCTGCTGTACCAGGCAGTTCGGTTTGTGCCGCTGGCCGCGGCGAGCATCGCTTTGACCGTGTTCTCGGTGTGGGCGCGGATGACCCTGCAGCGTTCGTGGCGCGAGTGGCTGAGCAATTGCCTCTATAGCGACTGGCTGACCGACGATCGTCGTCCGAGGCGCAGCGCCATCGAGGGACATCACGAGGCGCCGGAATACCGCATTGCCGAAGACGCCAGGGTTGCGACCGACCTCCCGATCGATCTGGTCACCGGCCTGCTTCAATCGGTGCTTACGATCGCAACCTTCGTCGGGTTGCTATGGTCGGTCGGTGGCAGCCTCGAGATCGCGTTCGACGGCATCGCCTTTGCGATTCCCGGTTACCTCGTCCTCGCGGTGATCGCGTATTCCGCGCTGCTGGCGATCGGCATCTGGCTGACAGCCGGGCGGCTGACCCGGGTCATCGAGGAGAACAAGCGCATGGAAGCCGAGTTGCGGGCGATCGGAACCCATGTGCGCGAGACCCGCGAAGGCAAGGTGGTGCCGGAGGCCGGCATGAATAGCCGCCACGCCGTCGGCGCCGCCTTGAAAGCCGTGATTGCGATCTGGCGGATCTACTGCTGGCAATTGATGCGGATGACGTTGGTCACTTATTCGGGTCTGCTGGTGACGCCGGTGGTCGGCCTGCTGCTTTGCCTGCCCAAGTACCTCGACGACACCATGACGCTCGGCGAAGTGGTTCAGGCGTCGGCAGCATTCGTCGTTGTCCAGACCGCCTTCAACTGGTTCACGGACAATTATGCCAAGCTCGCGGAATGGACGGCGTCCGCCAACCGGGTTGCCGAGCTGCTGCTGGCTTTGGATGCGGATCGCGCTCCCCAGCGCTGA
- a CDS encoding NAD-dependent succinate-semialdehyde dehydrogenase has translation MTPTAAARAPQATATLRDRLKDPSLLKEACYIDGAWVGTPVFAVNNPATGVELAKVPQLGADETTKAVEAAQRAFPAWAKHTAKQRSNILRKWFELIIANREDLALILTSEQGKPLSEALGEVDIGAAYIEFFAEEARRVYGETIPSQRPDARLLAIKQPIGVCGAITPWNFPNSMITRKVSPALAAGCTVVLKPANETPLSALALAVLAEKAGIPRGVLNIVTGDAPPIGKVLCEHPAVRFVGFTGSTAVGKILYQQASVGVKRLGLELGGNAPFVVFDDADIDAAVEGAIVSKYRNMGQTCVCANRIYAQDKIYDEFVKKLSAKVAAMKVGDGTESGVTQGPLINMKAIDKVERHIADAVKRGAKVVTGGKRSELGRSFFEPTVLADVKPDSLVSHEETFGPLAPVIRFKDEADVIAMCNASPFGLASYFYSRDIGRVWRVAEALESGMVGVNTGLITTEVAPFGGVKESGLGREGSRHGMEEYVEIKYVMMAGV, from the coding sequence ATGACACCGACCGCCGCCGCACGCGCCCCGCAAGCCACTGCCACCCTGCGCGACCGGCTGAAGGACCCCTCGCTCCTGAAGGAGGCCTGCTACATCGACGGGGCCTGGGTCGGCACGCCGGTGTTCGCCGTCAACAATCCCGCGACCGGTGTCGAGCTGGCAAAGGTCCCGCAGCTGGGCGCGGACGAGACCACCAAGGCGGTCGAAGCCGCTCAGCGCGCGTTTCCGGCCTGGGCCAAGCACACCGCCAAGCAGCGCTCCAACATCCTGCGCAAATGGTTCGAGCTGATCATCGCCAACCGCGAGGACCTCGCGCTGATCCTCACCTCGGAGCAGGGCAAGCCGCTCTCGGAGGCGCTCGGTGAGGTCGATATCGGCGCTGCCTATATTGAATTCTTCGCCGAGGAGGCGAGGCGCGTCTATGGCGAGACCATTCCGAGCCAGCGGCCCGATGCGCGGCTGCTCGCGATCAAGCAGCCGATCGGCGTCTGCGGCGCCATCACGCCGTGGAATTTCCCGAACTCGATGATCACGCGCAAGGTGTCCCCGGCGCTCGCGGCCGGTTGCACCGTGGTGCTCAAGCCCGCCAACGAGACGCCGCTGTCGGCGCTGGCGCTCGCGGTGCTGGCCGAGAAGGCCGGCATCCCCAGGGGCGTGCTCAACATCGTCACGGGTGACGCACCGCCGATCGGCAAGGTGCTGTGCGAGCATCCGGCGGTGCGCTTCGTCGGCTTCACCGGCTCAACCGCGGTCGGCAAGATCCTCTACCAGCAGGCCTCAGTCGGCGTGAAGCGGCTTGGCCTCGAGCTCGGCGGCAACGCGCCTTTCGTGGTATTCGACGACGCCGACATCGACGCCGCGGTCGAGGGCGCCATCGTCTCGAAATATCGCAACATGGGCCAGACCTGCGTCTGCGCCAACCGCATCTACGCCCAGGACAAGATCTACGACGAGTTCGTGAAGAAGCTGTCGGCAAAGGTCGCGGCGATGAAGGTCGGCGACGGCACCGAGAGCGGCGTCACGCAAGGCCCGCTGATCAACATGAAGGCGATCGACAAGGTCGAGCGTCACATCGCCGACGCCGTCAAGCGCGGTGCCAAGGTCGTGACCGGCGGCAAGCGCAGCGAGCTCGGCCGCTCGTTCTTCGAGCCGACGGTGCTGGCCGACGTCAAGCCGGATTCGCTGGTGTCGCATGAGGAGACCTTCGGTCCGCTCGCGCCGGTGATCCGCTTCAAGGACGAGGCCGACGTCATCGCGATGTGCAATGCCTCGCCGTTCGGCCTCGCCTCGTATTTCTACTCCCGCGATATCGGCCGCGTCTGGCGCGTCGCTGAAGCGCTGGAATCGGGCATGGTCGGCGTCAACACCGGCCTGATCACCACCGAGGTCGCGCCCTTCGGCGGCGTCAAGGAAAGCGGCCTCGGCCGTGAAGGCTCGCGTCACGGCATGGAAGAATATGTCGAGATCAAATACGTGATGATGGCGGGGGTGTAG